A stretch of Primulina tabacum isolate GXHZ01 chromosome 13, ASM2559414v2, whole genome shotgun sequence DNA encodes these proteins:
- the LOC142522428 gene encoding DNA-directed RNA polymerases II, IV and V subunit 12, whose product MDPQSEPVSYICGDCGQENTLKPGDVIQCRECGYRILYKKRTRRIVQYEAR is encoded by the exons ATGGATCCTCAATCGGAACCAGTTAGCTATATCTGTGGAG ATTGCGGCCAAGAGAACACTCTGAAGCCAGGGGACGTGATTCAGTGCCGTGAATGCGGTTACCGTATTCTTTACAAGAAACGCACACGCAGAA TTGTCCAATATGAAGCTCGTTGA